Genomic DNA from Candidatus Paceibacterota bacterium:
CAAAAATATTTACTGTTCTTGAGTCGTTAGCTAATACAGAATAGTGAACTGGTTTACGTAATTTATTGAATTCCTTAATTCTATTTAAGGTATCAAGGGCATAACGATTAAGCATACTTGCTATTGAAAAAATAGGTTTACAAATTTTTTTATGCTTATAGCAATAATAAGTTGTAAGTTGTGGTTCTTTAAGAGTTGCTAAATCACTATGAGTAGTTGCACGGCATGACCTAATTGTTCTACTTAAAATAAGTGCAAGAATTTTTCTAGTTTTAATATCTTTCTCTTTTTTTATTGTTTCAAAAACATGATCAATCTCACGACGTACATTTTCTACAAACCACATATCAAGAAAAGAAGATTTTTTATCTTGTTTTATTTTTATTGAATACTTTTTAAGTAATTTTTGATAAATAGGTAAAAATTCTTTTTCTTTTTCAATAGCAAATTTACTTTCATTAAAGTTTCCTTGATTAACTTTATATTTAAAATCATATCCAGGGAAATTTATTAGATTAAATTTAGCAAGTTCAACCAGAAGTTCTTTTTCAAAGTTCTGAACTTTATTATCATGCTCAAAAGAATCAAGAGAAGAAATTAATTTCTTTATAACCTTTGATAAATATTCATAGTCATAATTGGTTGCTTTACAACTTGAAATCATACAATTAAACTCTGAAACATCTATCCCGATGGAATGAATACCCATCTCTAATGATTGAATAATTGTTGTCCCAGAACCCAAAAATGGATCAAGAATAATATCATTAGGCTTGAAATATATTTCTTTTTTAAAATCATCAATATGAGAATCTAAAAAATATTCAACTAGTTGAGGAATGTATTTACCTTTATAGGGGTGTAATCGATGAACATGCTTTGTCGTATCTTTCTCACGCAAATTATCAAAAGAAAGTGTCCAATTTAAATCATTACCTAGATTTTTTTTCCAACTTTCTTCACGTTTGCCATTATATGAGTCATAATATTTTTTCAAATCGTTCAAATCAAGCATAGTTGATCCATTCTCTCCATATTTTTTTACTTTTCCATATTGAACAAGATAAGAAATATTTGTTGGTTTAATTTCTTTTTCAAGAAAATCGGATGCCCATTTTGATGCTTCTGGTATAGATACTAATGACATGTATTTATTGTAACAAAAAATTTCATAAAAATCCTTTTTTAATACTTCCTTATTACCGCTTTCACTACCGCATTAATGTTTAGTGAATGTTTCGGATAAATCGGTTTGTAATTTTTATTGGCTGGTTTGAGCCAGACTTTGGCGCCAGCTTTGCGAAAATATTTCATAGTAAACTCTCCATCCACTTCAGCAATTATTATTTGTCCATCACGAGCCGTATTTGCTTTCTCCACGAGCACCATATCCCCCGGCTCTATGTGCGCATCGATCATCGAGTCCCCATCCACTTCGAGCATGTACGTTAGTGGTTTATTTTTTATTAAAAAGTCATCCAAGTTTACTTTATCAGCCAACTCTTCCTCTACCGTCGCCGGAAATCCAGCAGTGACAAAGCCAAGCATCGGTACACTAGAGATATCCTCTGTGAAAGTTTCAGAAGGGATCAATCTGCCTAAATGATCTTTCGCGACTACTCCTGTGTTAATCAACTTTTCCACTACGCGAAACACTGCGTTCTTCGATTTAAAACCGAATAACTTCATCATTTCTGAATACGAAGGCATCCTTTTATTATCTTTATAAAAAGATTCAATCTTTTCCTGATACGAATTACGCATAGATGTTGGTTCTAAAAAATAGAGTAACCAATTTGTTCGTCAAACTTACTCGGGAATTATAGCGAACTTTTTTCAAAAGTAATTTATGATTTCTCGCTTCCTTTTTATAATCTTGCCCTTGGAGAATTTTCAAATCAATTTTTTTGTTGATCTTTTGTATTTCCCTCTCTAACATTTTTAAATATTGTGTTTGTGACATAAAATTTATTTTTTATTTTCTACTAAATTTGCCCCGACTTGGCCATGTAAATAGTATAAGTGAACGAGCGTTCACTTGTCAACAAACCACCTGTGGATAACTCATAAAATAAAAATATCTAGAAAAAATTTAAAGCGTCGTGGGTTCCCTGCCCTTATGACTCCGAGGGCGAAGGCGCAGAAATTTTTTGCTAGATATTTTTATGAATTCACTTTCGGCCTATATTGTATTGCTTCCAAAATATGATGCTCTTCAACCTCGGGAGAATTTTCGAGATCGGCTATGGTGCGAGCGATTTTTATCACTCGATGATAGGCGCGAGCGGACAAGCTCAAGCGTTCGGCGCTGTCGTCGAGCAGATCCCGCACCCTGCCACCCAAAGTCACCATTATGCCTAAATCTTTCACATTCATTTCGCTATTCGTCGTTATTTTTTTCTTTATATCTTTCTGGAATTTTTCAAATCTATTTTTTTGAATTTCTCGCGCTCTGATTATTCTTTCTTTTATCTTTTCACTCTTCTCTCCACTCCCATCTCCTCCCAATTTTTTATAATCAACATTCCCGACTGAAACCCAAAGATCGATGCGGTCTACAATCGGCCCGGACAATTTTCTTTTATATCTGTCTAAATCAGACGGTTTGCAAATGCACGCTTTTTGTTTCGAAGTCGCATTTCCGCAAGGACAAGGATTCATCGCCGCGACTAAAATAAAATTTGAGGGGAAACAAGCATTTCCTTTGGCGCGGGAAATTGACACGATGTTATCTTCGAGCGGTTGACGCAAAGATTCGATAACTCTTTTTTCAAATTCTGGAAATTCATCCAAAAACAAAACTCCCCTATGGGCGAGGGTCACCTCTCCAGGCTTGGGGTAAGTTCCCCCGCCAATGATAGAGACATAAGATGATGTGTGATGCGGAGAACGAAACGGAGGAAAACATACGAGCTCCCCATTTGTATTCCCAGCTACCGAATGGATGCCGGTAATTTCCAAAACTTCATCGAGATCCAAGTCCGGCAAAATTTGAGAAAAAGCTCTGGCGAGCATCGTCTTGCCTGTGCCAGGCGGACCATACATAGCGATATTGTGTCCGCCAGCTGCTGCGATCTCCAAACCTCGCTTGGCGCCTTCTTGTCCTCGGATATCAGAAAAATCAATCCGCGATATTTCTTTTTTATAATTTATTCTGGTCTGAGATTGAAGTGTAATTCTTTTTATTTTTTCTTCAATAGTTTTTTTTCTTTCATCTAGATGTTCCACCACTTCTTGTAAACTATTCGCTCCAAAAATTTTTATACCTTCCACTAACGCTGCCTCCACTGCATTTTCTTTTGGTAAATATATTTCTTCAAAACCAAGCCTTTTGGCCTCTTGCGCGAGAGGCAATGCCCCGCGAATTTTTCGCAAAGCGCCGTCGAGTCCCAGCTCTCCTAGGAAAATCTTTTTCTCCGGATTGAATTTAACATCGTGGGCGGCGAGCATATATGAAAGAGCAATTCCTAAATCAAAAAAAGGGCCTTCCTTTTTTAAATCGGCAGGCGAAAGTGAAACTATTATTTTTTGATTTTTTGCTTTAGGAGATTTAAAACCAGAATTTTTTATGGCTCCGCTTACTCTGTCTTTCGACTCATCTACGGCTTTGTCTGGAAGTCCCACCAGGCTAAAAGAATGAAGCCCTTTTGAAAGGTCAACTTCGATAGTCACGATAGAACCCTTGAGCAAATTAACTTGTGCCGAGTAAACTTTTGCAAAAGACATATTAGTTTTCTAAATGTTTTTTGCAAGTTTGAGCGGCGGGGTTCACTTCCAGCCTTGCCATTTCGATATATTTTCCGCAAATTTTGCACTTACCAAAAGACTCTCTATTTACTCCCTTTAATGATTTTAAAATACTATTTAATCTGGGTTCCAGAGTTCTAATCATGGAACTTCTAGCTTCATAATTCTCAAACCGATCCGCTTTGTCATTCTCATCAGATTCCGGAAATTCCAATTCCTCCGGAGTCGCTTCCCACTCCCCCGTTTCTTTATTCAACTTGCCCAAATCTTTCATTTGCTCAAGCAGAACGTCTCTCTCTTTTTCCAATTTCTCTTTAATTTTTTTCTTGTCTATCATAGGCAAATGATAACATTTTAATATTTCATAGCAAGTGTTATACTCAGATGATGTTTTACAAACACTGCAAAAATTATACAGTCGAGAGCGTGACCTCCGGCCACCCGGATAAAATCTGTGATCAAATATCAGATGCTATTTTAGACGCTTATTTAAAGTTAGACCCGAAAAGCCGAGTGGCTATAGAAACCTTTGGCGGACATGGTCGCCTTGTTATTGGTGGAGAAGTAACATCCCTCGGGCATAGTCCTACGGGCGAGCCAAAAGGAAAAGTAAATTATGTGCAAATAGCGCGAGATGTTTATAAAAAGATTGGCTACACAGACAAGCTTGAAATCTCTGCCAATATAGTCACTCAGTCTCCAGACATTGCTTTAGGAGTAGACACAGGCGGTGCTGGAGACCAAGGCATCATGTATGGATATGCCACTGATGAAACGCCTGAGTTTCTACCAAAAGGAATAGTGTTGGCGCACAAACTTGCAAAACAATTAGAAGAAATGAGAAAAAGTGGAAAAATAAAATGGCTCAGGCCCGATGGAAAAACGCAAGTCACTTATACCAATGGGAAATTAAATACTGTACTAGTTAGCACCCAACATTCTCCAAATATTAAACTGGAAGAAATAAAAAAGGAAATTACAAAAAAAGTGATATTACCCTTACTCTCCAAAGAAGAAAGAAAAAGGGCCTGTCCCGTTAGAGGCCACGAGGGCTCGCAGTGTGTCTCTGCCTCTAATGGGATAAAAATTTTAGTAAATCCAACGGGTAAATTTACTGCTGGCGGTTTCGAAGCGGACACCGGTCTAACTGGAAGAAAAATAATGATAGATACTTATGGCGGGCTCGTTCCGCACGGAGGCGGATGTTTCTCTGGGAAAGATGCCACCAAAGTAGACCGCTCTGGCGCTTATATGGCGCGTTTTGTCGCCAAAAATCTCGTAGCAAACGGATACGGCAAAGAAGCCTTAGTGTCTGTCGCCTACGCTATCGGAATGGCAGAACCCTTGATGATAGAAGCCATAAATGAAAAAGGTGAAGATTTGTCAAAAGTAGTCCGAGAGCATTTTGATTTCAAACCGCTTGCCATAATAAAAAAACTTGGTCTTCAAAATCCTATTTATGAGCAAACCGCTACCTATGGCCATTTCGGTAAAAAAAATCTCCCGTGGGAAAAGATTTGTCCCGTTAGAGGCCGCGAGGGCTCGCAGCGACCCTCTGCCTCTAACGGGATTGAAAAAACAAAATAATTTTACTTTATTAAAAATACTACTGCTTTTTTTGACTAGATGTGAGGCGCAGTATGATTTCGTGCGCGGCACTTTGCGAGTCGGTAATGACAACAGAATTGTCATCTGCAAAAACATACATCAAAGCCGGTTGGCCGTCTTTGCCGAAAAGAATTCGCGCATTTTTATTGTCAACAATGCCATCTTGAAAATCTTTCGTTAAAAGATCGTTTGTATCAGCTGAAAGATTTACTCCAAAAAATCCGTGCAGATCGGAAAACATTTTTCCTTCCCAGGCGCGCATGGCATCAAAAATATCAGCAATGGAACGCATTTTAATCAAGATAAAGAAATCCTTATTCGTCGGAGCAGGAGCGGAACCGCTCTCGCTCGTCTCGCTCCCAGGTTCATTCACAACTCCCATTAAAAAATTATCATCAACTAAAAGTGTATTAGTGCTTGGGGTAAAATTACTCTCAGTCAAGGAAATGAATCTCCTGAGTCCGATAATTTGTTTATTTTCTGTCAGATAAATCCCTTCGATGCCTCCAATTTTTACCTTTGTAGTATTAATTTCATTTTGGACAGCCTGTATTATTTCTTCTTTTTTCAATCCAAAAATTTCTAAAGGAACACTTTGATCGCTAAAAACGATCGGGGTAAACTGCTTTTCGACCACCACCGTGTTGTCTTCTTTCCTAAAGAGAAAAAAAAATAAAATTATTAAGGCAAAGACTATAAGAAAAAAACTGGCAAGCATAAAAAGCTTATTTTCCTTTGATTCTGGAGAAAAATTTTCTTTCTCCTTTTCGTGCTCTTCCTCTCCATGAATCATTTTTTTTACCAAGCCTTCTCTGTCATTCTTAAGCACCTCCGCCATGTCTTCGGCATAAGTCTCTACGATTTTATTTTCTATTTTTTTATTTTTTTCCATTCTTAAGATTTTTTGAAAAAATCTTTATCCGCTTCTTTAATAGACAAACTGATCTTGCCTCTCTCGTTGTCAATTTTTATTATTTTTACCGGCACAATCATACCTTCCTTTATTATATCTGATACTCGCTCTACGCGAAATGGAGCCATTTCAGAAATGTGCACCATTCCGTCAGTAAAAGGATTCAAGGCTACAAAAGCTCCGAAATCAGCAATCTTTACAACTTCGCCTTTCAATATTTCACCAACTTTAAATTCATGCGTCATTTCTTCGACAATCTCTTTAGCCTTTTCTGCCGAACCATTTTTCCCAGTCAAATACACTGTTCCATCATCTTCAATAGTTATTTCCGCGCCGGATTTTTCTTTAATTTCTTTGATCGTTTTTCCTCCCCCGCCAATAACCATTCCTATTTTTTCAGGATTAATTTTGATAATCAAAATTTTTGGCGCATTTGGAGAAATATTTGCG
This window encodes:
- a CDS encoding DNA methyltransferase; its protein translation is MSLVSIPEASKWASDFLEKEIKPTNISYLVQYGKVKKYGENGSTMLDLNDLKKYYDSYNGKREESWKKNLGNDLNWTLSFDNLREKDTTKHVHRLHPYKGKYIPQLVEYFLDSHIDDFKKEIYFKPNDIILDPFLGSGTTIIQSLEMGIHSIGIDVSEFNCMISSCKATNYDYEYLSKVIKKLISSLDSFEHDNKVQNFEKELLVELAKFNLINFPGYDFKYKVNQGNFNESKFAIEKEKEFLPIYQKLLKKYSIKIKQDKKSSFLDMWFVENVRREIDHVFETIKKEKDIKTRKILALILSRTIRSCRATTHSDLATLKEPQLTTYYCYKHKKICKPIFSIASMLNRYALDTLNRIKEFNKLRKPVHYSVLANDSRTVNIFEKVEKNNPEFSKILKKQKIAGIFCSPPYVGQIDYHEQHAYAYDLLGFKRKDNLEIGPLFKGQGIEARKSYVEGISAVLNNCKKYLKDNFDIFLVANDKYNLYPEIAKKSGMKIVNQFKRPVLNRTERDRNPYSEIIFHFKSI
- the lexA gene encoding transcriptional repressor LexA, translated to MRNSYQEKIESFYKDNKRMPSYSEMMKLFGFKSKNAVFRVVEKLINTGVVAKDHLGRLIPSETFTEDISSVPMLGFVTAGFPATVEEELADKVNLDDFLIKNKPLTYMLEVDGDSMIDAHIEPGDMVLVEKANTARDGQIIIAEVDGEFTMKYFRKAGAKVWLKPANKNYKPIYPKHSLNINAVVKAVIRKY
- a CDS encoding YifB family Mg chelatase-like AAA ATPase; the encoded protein is MSFAKVYSAQVNLLKGSIVTIEVDLSKGLHSFSLVGLPDKAVDESKDRVSGAIKNSGFKSPKAKNQKIIVSLSPADLKKEGPFFDLGIALSYMLAAHDVKFNPEKKIFLGELGLDGALRKIRGALPLAQEAKRLGFEEIYLPKENAVEAALVEGIKIFGANSLQEVVEHLDERKKTIEEKIKRITLQSQTRINYKKEISRIDFSDIRGQEGAKRGLEIAAAGGHNIAMYGPPGTGKTMLARAFSQILPDLDLDEVLEITGIHSVAGNTNGELVCFPPFRSPHHTSSYVSIIGGGTYPKPGEVTLAHRGVLFLDEFPEFEKRVIESLRQPLEDNIVSISRAKGNACFPSNFILVAAMNPCPCGNATSKQKACICKPSDLDRYKRKLSGPIVDRIDLWVSVGNVDYKKLGGDGSGEKSEKIKERIIRAREIQKNRFEKFQKDIKKKITTNSEMNVKDLGIMVTLGGRVRDLLDDSAERLSLSARAYHRVIKIARTIADLENSPEVEEHHILEAIQYRPKVNS
- the metK gene encoding methionine adenosyltransferase yields the protein MFYKHCKNYTVESVTSGHPDKICDQISDAILDAYLKLDPKSRVAIETFGGHGRLVIGGEVTSLGHSPTGEPKGKVNYVQIARDVYKKIGYTDKLEISANIVTQSPDIALGVDTGGAGDQGIMYGYATDETPEFLPKGIVLAHKLAKQLEEMRKSGKIKWLRPDGKTQVTYTNGKLNTVLVSTQHSPNIKLEEIKKEITKKVILPLLSKEERKRACPVRGHEGSQCVSASNGIKILVNPTGKFTAGGFEADTGLTGRKIMIDTYGGLVPHGGGCFSGKDATKVDRSGAYMARFVAKNLVANGYGKEALVSVAYAIGMAEPLMIEAINEKGEDLSKVVREHFDFKPLAIIKKLGLQNPIYEQTATYGHFGKKNLPWEKICPVRGREGSQRPSASNGIEKTK